The nucleotide window CCGGCGGTGACCACGGCCAGGAAGATCGACCCCGCTCCCGTCCTGCCCAGGAACGCGCTCACCGCTATCCCCAGGCCGAACACGATCAGTGCGCAGGCCAGACCGGTCTGCAGCGCGGCGGCCGGCTCACGGTCCTCCCAGGTCGCCTTCGCGCTCACGACTCCGGCGAGCAGCGCGAGCAGGAAGACCCAGCTGCCTATCCAGCGCGGGCCGCGTGGCCTCGGCTCGCGTTCGGTGCGTATGTGCCGGTGCGGCAGCGCGCCCGGAGCGACCGTGACGGATTCCATGATGTCGCGCTCCCGTGACTCCCGCGGTCCCCACAGATAGCCCGTGCCCCCCACATGGGTGCCGTCCTTGACTATCGGGTCACGCCACCAGGAGGGGTAGGAGATGGCGATGGGCGGCGCCTGGGGCTCCGGCGGAGCGTCGGCGGCGGCCTGCGCGGCGAGCGGATCGGGGTCTGGATCGCCGCGCTGCTGCGACCAGTACCCCGCGCCCGCCAGGAGCAGGGAAACGACGACGGCGAAGGCCAGGATCGTGCTGTTGTTGAGCAGCGTGAGGAACACTCCACAGCCGACCAGCGCGAAGAGCACGGCCGCCAGGGCATGGCCGTCGACCCGCCCGGTCAGCAACTTGCGAACTTCGTTCTCCTCTTCCTCGTCGTCGTACGGCACGAACAGCCAGACGAAGCCGTAGAAGATGAGACCGAGGCCGCCGGTCGCGGACAACACCGCGAGGACGATCCGGAAGATCACCGGGTCCATGTCGCAGTGCCGCCCGAGCCCGGCGCAGACACCGCCCAGCATCTTGTACTGCCGGTTACGGCGGAACTTGGGTGGAGCGGCGGGAGTGTCGACCGGGTCGGTTGGATCGGCTCTGCTCCCGGAGGCCCTTTGTCCCGCCGGGCCGGCGGACGCCGTTCGATCCGCGGGTGTACCCGTGCCCGGATGCGTGCCTGTGCTCGCGTGCGAGTGTGCGGGCGCGCCCTCGTGCGCGCGCGGCTCCTTTGCCGTGCCCGGTGTGGGCGTGGCGTCCTGCGGCTGGGTGTCCGGCCGCTGGGGGGCCGAGCCGGGGCCCGGTTCCGGTGCCGCGTGCTGGTGATCCGTCATGCGTCCATCGTGACCGGCGAGCCCGTCCGATGGCAGTCGGGATGACCCTGGCCGAACCCTGATATCGCCCCGGGGATGCGTTCGATCACGGCCGGACCGAAGATCAGGGGCGTCTCGGGGGTCGACCCTGATGCCTCGGTCCGCCATGCGTGTGAACATCGATGGCATGCCGGAAGCCGCAGCACTGCCACTCGACACCCCGCGGCCCCCGCGCAAGCTCTACCGCAGCAGCGACGGACGCTGGCTCGGTGGCGTGGCGCGAGGGCTCGCCGGGCATCTCGGGCTGCCTGTGACCTGGGTGCGGCTCGTGTTCGTCGGCCTGCTGATGGCAGACGGCCTCGGCGCGCTGTTGTATGCGGCGTTCTGGTTCTTCGTACCGCTCGGTATGGGCGGCGTGGGCAGCCAGCGACCGCCGACCATCACTTCCGACACCTCACCCGACGGCCGTCGCAGACTCGTGGCCCGCAAGCCGGACCGGGGCCAGATCGTCGCCCTCCTCCTCATGGTCGTCGTGGCGATGGTCTTCGTCGGCAATGTGAATCTGGGCGGGGGTGCCCGGGCGTATCTGTGGCCGACCGTGCTCGTCGGTGCAGGTGTCGCCCTGGTCTGGCGCCAGGCGGACAACGCGCGACGGGCCCGCTGGGCGGAGGTCGGACGCAGCAGGCGCACGATCACGCTGCTCCGCACGGTGGGCGGAGTGCTGCTGGTCGCCGCGGGCGTCTCCGGGATATTCGTCCTGCAGGGCTCCGCCGTCCATCTCAGCGCGGTGCTGCAGGCGGCGCTCGCGGTCCTCGTCGGCATAACGCTGCTCGCCGGCCCGTACCTCGTCCGCATGACCCAGGACCTCTCCGAGGAGCGCCTGATGCGCATCCGCGCCCAGGAACGTGCGGAGGTCGCGGCCCACGTCCACGACTCGGTGCTGCACACCCTGACACTGATACAGCGCAACGCGGACAACGCCAACGAGGTCCGCCGCCTGGCCCGAGCCCAGGAGCGAGACCTGCGCAACTGGCTGTACAAACCCGAGGGTACGGGCAAGGACGAGGACGACGAGCCGGGCACTCTCGCCGAGGCCGTGCGACGCAACGCAGCCGAGGTCGAGGACAAGCACGGCGTCCCCATTGAGGTGGTCGTGGTCGGGGACTGCCCACTCGACGAGGGCCTGGCCGCGCAGATGCAGGCCGCGCGGGAAGCGATGGTGAACGCCGCCAAGTACGGTGGCCAGGGCGGCGCCGTACAGGTCTACGCCGAAGTCGAGGGCAGGACGGTCTTCGTGTCCGTCCGCGACCGCGGCCCCGGCTTCGACCTCGACGCGATACCCGCCGACCGCATGGGCGTCAGAGAATCGATCATCGGCCGCATGGAGCGCAACGGGGGGACGGCACGGCTCCGCGCCGTACCGGACGGCGGTACGGAGGTCGAGCTGGAGATGGAGAGGGCGGAGACCACGTCATGAGTGACGCGAACGGGGAGAACGGAGCGAGCTGGGTGAACGGCCTTGCCGGTCAGGGTGTTTCGGCTGCCGCGCCGATCGGGGAGCCGGGGAGTCCGGCCGCGCGGAGCGGTGCGGTGCGACCGGGTGGGTCGGCTGTGGGGGACGCCTCGACCGGTGCGGGAGATTCGCCGGGGGTTGCCGTCCCGGGCGGGGGCGGGGCTGTTCCGGCAACCGCGTCCACGCAGCCAGCCGGGTCGAGTGCCGGCGAAGCCGCAGCATCTGGTGAGGTCCGTCCGTCTGCCGGAGTGAGCCCCTCCTCCGGAGGGAGCGTGCCCGACGACGTGAGTGCGTCCGATGAACGCGGTGCGTCCGGTGCGTCCGGTGCGCCTGATGTGGCCGGCGTGGCCGGCGTGGCTGGCGAAGCCGTGGACTCGGCCGGGGTGAGGGTTTCCCCGCCCGGGCGGCATGTTCGGGTTGTGCTGGTCGACGATCACCGTATGTTCCGTACGGGGGTGCGGGCCGAGATCGGGCAGACGGAGCGTACGGGCGTCGAGGTCGTGGGGGAGGCGCCGGACGTCGATCAGGCGGTCTCGGTGATCACGAGCACGCGGCCCGAGGTGGTGCTGCTCGACGTCCACCTTCCCGGAGGCGGCGGTGTCGAGGTGCTGCGTCGTTGCTCGGCGTTGATGGCGGATGCCGAGCAGCCGGTTCGTTTCCTCGCCCTGTCCGTCTCGGACGCGGCGGAGGATGTGATCGGGGTGATTCGTGGCGGAGCTCGGGGCTATGTCACCAAGACGATCACGGGCACGGACCTCGTGAACTCCATCTTCCGTGTGCAGGAGGGCGACGCGGTCTTCTCGCCGCGCCTGGCCGGCTTCGTTCTCGACGCCTTCGCTTCCACGGATGCGCCGCCGGTGGACGAGGATCTGGACCGTCTGACCCAGCGCGAGCGTGAGGTGCTTCGTCTTATCGCCCGTGGCTATGCGTACAAGGAGATCGCCAAGCAGTTGTTCATCTCGGTGAAGACGGTGGAGTCCCATGTCTCCGCCGTGCTGCGGAAGTTGCAGCTTTCCAACCGACACGAGCTGACGAGATGGGCGACGGCACGCCGATTGGTCTGATCGCCGGAGACTGCGGGCCGGGGCCGGGGCCGGGGCCGGGCGGCCCAGCCATCCCGAGCCCTGCCTCAACCGCCCTCCGCCTCAAGCTCGGCCCCAGCCTCGGCCCCAGCCCCCGACCTCGCTTGCCTTCCTTACTTGCGCTACTCGCCCTCCCCGATCGCCTGCTCACCCTCACCTGCTCCCGTTGCGTCCGCTCGCGCCCGACCCCTGCCCCTGTTACTGAGTTCGCCTCGCTCTCGCGTTCGGGCCGACGACACCAGGCCCTGTCCTCGTCGCCGCGCTGCTGGCGACGAAGTCGGCCGGGGCGCACTACAGCGACCCCCGCGTCGTACCCCCGCTGCCCCGGGAACGTACGACTGGACGGCCCGGCAATGCACGACGGGACGGCCCGCGGACGTACGACGGGAGCCTGGCGGTGCACGACGGGAGAGCCTGGCGGACGTACGACGGGACAGCCTGGCGGTGCACGAAACGACAGGAAGGCCCGGCGGTGCGCGGTGGTTCACACGACCCGTGTGGCTCCCGCGAACGGCATTTCGTCGAGCGGGGCCACACGTACGGGTGCTCCCGGTCTCGGGGCGTGGACCATCTGGCCGTTCCCGACATAGATGCCCACATGGCTGATGCCGGAGTAGAAGAACACCAGGTCGCCCGGGCGGAGTTCGGAGCGGGAGACGCGGTGGCCCGCGTTGATCTGGGCGTAGGTGGTGCGGGGCAGGGAGATGCCGGCGGCGCGGTACGCGGCTTGGGTGAGGCCCGAGCAGTCGAAGGCGTTGGGGCCGGTGGCGCCCCAGACGTAGGGGCTGCCGAGCTTCGAGTAGGCGTAGGAGACGGCGCTCGCGACACGGGAGTCGGGGGCCTGCATGCCCGCCGTCGAGGCCGTCCAGGCCGTGGCGGCCACCGGGGCCGGGCCGTCGGTCATGGTGTCGCGGCCGAAGGAGCGGGAGGCGTGGCCCGAGCCTCCCGCCGCGTCGAACCGGGCCCGTTCCGCGTCGCTGAGCCGGTCGAGGAGGCGTCGCGCCTCACCGAGCTTCGAAGTGATCGTCTTCTTCTGCTTCTTCAGCTCCGTCTGCTTGATCTTGAGCGAGGCCAGCTCGACCCGGGCGGCCCCGCGCAGTCGTTCGATCTCCCGCAGCTGCTTCCGTACGCCCGCCACGTCCGTCGCCTGCCGGTTGCCGACCCGGTCGGCGAGGGCGGCGCCGTCCAGGTACTGGTCGGGATCGCCGGAGAGTGCCAGCTGCCATGAGGGGGCCATGCCGCCGCTGCGGTACTGCGCGGCCGCCAGCGAACCGAGCTTGTCGCGCTCCGCGTTGAGCAGGTCCGTCCGGCGGGCCGCCTGGTCGCGCAGTTCCTCCAGGTTCTCCTGCGCCTTGTCGGCCTTCTCCTTCGTGCCGTTGTACTTCTCGGTGGCGACCTCCGCCTCCTCGTACAGCTTGTTCACCTTCGCCTTGACCTGCTCCGGTGTGAGCTGTGGGTCGGCGTACCCGGTGCCGTCGAACCCGGTCGCGGTCGCCGCGCCCGCGAGCGCGAGCGTGGCGGCGGTCCGAGCCGTGTGACCGCCGAGCGAGCGCTGTCTGGGCTTGCGGTGCGTTGCCACGTGGGGGCCACGTCCTCTCGTACGACCGCCGTCTGTCCGTACAGACCGCCTGGGGGAGCGGTTGCGCGTCCGGCGGCGGCCCGCACAGGGGGGAGCGGGGCGCCGCCGGACCTTCTCGGCGGTGGTGGCCGACTGCCGCCCCTGGCCCGGGCGGCGGTGGGGAGCCGGTCACCTGGGGGAGGACGCTAAACCTGAGTGTGACGGCGGGGTAACGCGTTGTGCGGAAGTGGCGTGGGTCGATCTGGAGTGACCGTATGTGACCGTGAGCCGGTGATGGCGCCGTCTTCTTCAGCGGGGCGATGACCGATGAGGTGATTTCGATTCGGGCGGGGGCGGAGCGGTGCTATGGGTGCATATATGCGAGGTCAGTTGCCGGTCGCGGCGTCGGCCGGGCCCCGTGTCCTTCGGCGCGCGGGCCCGTCATTAGGCTCCGCCCCATGGACGTACTCATCCACCTCTTCGTCGCCCTGCACATCATCGGCATCGCCTCCCTCCTCGGTGGTTTCCTCACCCAGATGAAGGCGATGGGCCAGGGCACGGCCCGTTTCGTCCCCGCCATGCTCCATGGCGCCCTCACCATGCTGGTGACCGGCGTGATCCTCGTCGGCCTCAATCAGGCGGACGACCAGAGCGTCAACAACATCAAGATCGGCATCAAGCTGGCGCTGCTGATCGTGATTCTCGGACTGGTGTACGTGAAGCGGGACGAGGAGACGGTGGAGAAGCCGCTCTTCGGCCTGGTCGGCCTGCTGACGACCGCGAACATCTTCATCGCGGTGTTGTGGACCTGAGAATCCAGGTCGGTGGCGGGCCGACGGCCGGACCTGAGAATCCAGGTCGGTGGCAGGCCGACGGCCGGACCTGAGAATCCAGGTCTGTGGCGGGCCGACGGCCGGACCTGAGAATCTAGGTCCGTGGCGCGCCGACCGCCCTCACCGCACCCCCCAAGACCACGAGCCACACCGCCACCGTGATCCACAGCAACACCTGCCCCGGCCCGCGCAGCCACGGCACGTCGGCCGCGGTGGCCACCGAGAGCGTCGCCGCCGCCGTCATCCCCATCGGGAAGACGGTGGACCAGCGGAGGGTGTCGTAGCGGGGCCGTCGCCACACGATTTCGGCCATCGCCAGCACGCAGTACCAGGCGAGATCGAGCACGAGGAGGGCGACGGTCGCGGTACGCAGTACGTCGTTGTCGTCGTCGTTCCACAGGTACGGTCCACCGTCCCCGGCCGCGGTGAGCAGCTTCGCCCCGGCCAGCGCGGAGATGGCGAGCGCACCGCCCGCGACCCACTGGTCCCCGGCGCCGACGGCCACCTGCCGCAGGTCGAAGTGGTAGAGCGCGACGGCGTAGAGCAAGAGCCCCAGCCAGAACAGCACGAGCGCCGCGTGCGCCGGCCACGCCACGTCCTCGGCCGCCGCGAGCGTCGCTCCGAGCACGGCGATCCCCTGTGTGGCCACG belongs to Streptomyces graminofaciens and includes:
- a CDS encoding PspC domain-containing protein, with translation MTDHQHAAPEPGPGSAPQRPDTQPQDATPTPGTAKEPRAHEGAPAHSHASTGTHPGTGTPADRTASAGPAGQRASGSRADPTDPVDTPAAPPKFRRNRQYKMLGGVCAGLGRHCDMDPVIFRIVLAVLSATGGLGLIFYGFVWLFVPYDDEEEENEVRKLLTGRVDGHALAAVLFALVGCGVFLTLLNNSTILAFAVVVSLLLAGAGYWSQQRGDPDPDPLAAQAAADAPPEPQAPPIAISYPSWWRDPIVKDGTHVGGTGYLWGPRESRERDIMESVTVAPGALPHRHIRTEREPRPRGPRWIGSWVFLLALLAGVVSAKATWEDREPAAALQTGLACALIVFGLGIAVSAFLGRTGAGSIFLAVVTAGLLACSAALPANISSDWVRTEWAPRKAANVAARYELGTGVGTLDLSRLKLSKGQTLTTGVEVGAGKVKVVVPPDVTVKLDIEVGLGDIQLPGDGKEDVDVAPDKTKQLTLPPVKGLKDSGTITVDLEVGVGQAEVTRAAS
- a CDS encoding ATP-binding protein gives rise to the protein MPEAAALPLDTPRPPRKLYRSSDGRWLGGVARGLAGHLGLPVTWVRLVFVGLLMADGLGALLYAAFWFFVPLGMGGVGSQRPPTITSDTSPDGRRRLVARKPDRGQIVALLLMVVVAMVFVGNVNLGGGARAYLWPTVLVGAGVALVWRQADNARRARWAEVGRSRRTITLLRTVGGVLLVAAGVSGIFVLQGSAVHLSAVLQAALAVLVGITLLAGPYLVRMTQDLSEERLMRIRAQERAEVAAHVHDSVLHTLTLIQRNADNANEVRRLARAQERDLRNWLYKPEGTGKDEDDEPGTLAEAVRRNAAEVEDKHGVPIEVVVVGDCPLDEGLAAQMQAAREAMVNAAKYGGQGGAVQVYAEVEGRTVFVSVRDRGPGFDLDAIPADRMGVRESIIGRMERNGGTARLRAVPDGGTEVELEMERAETTS
- a CDS encoding LuxR C-terminal-related transcriptional regulator, whose protein sequence is MAGVAGEAVDSAGVRVSPPGRHVRVVLVDDHRMFRTGVRAEIGQTERTGVEVVGEAPDVDQAVSVITSTRPEVVLLDVHLPGGGGVEVLRRCSALMADAEQPVRFLALSVSDAAEDVIGVIRGGARGYVTKTITGTDLVNSIFRVQEGDAVFSPRLAGFVLDAFASTDAPPVDEDLDRLTQREREVLRLIARGYAYKEIAKQLFISVKTVESHVSAVLRKLQLSNRHELTRWATARRLV
- a CDS encoding C40 family peptidase; this translates as MATHRKPRQRSLGGHTARTAATLALAGAATATGFDGTGYADPQLTPEQVKAKVNKLYEEAEVATEKYNGTKEKADKAQENLEELRDQAARRTDLLNAERDKLGSLAAAQYRSGGMAPSWQLALSGDPDQYLDGAALADRVGNRQATDVAGVRKQLREIERLRGAARVELASLKIKQTELKKQKKTITSKLGEARRLLDRLSDAERARFDAAGGSGHASRSFGRDTMTDGPAPVAATAWTASTAGMQAPDSRVASAVSYAYSKLGSPYVWGATGPNAFDCSGLTQAAYRAAGISLPRTTYAQINAGHRVSRSELRPGDLVFFYSGISHVGIYVGNGQMVHAPRPGAPVRVAPLDEMPFAGATRVV
- a CDS encoding tellurite resistance/C4-dicarboxylate transporter family protein, whose protein sequence is MPSPPPAPPWWTQLSPAAGACSMATGIISIGLHLTGHELLSRITLALAAVVWTVLAVDFAVLLLGDQARWRAEARTPAALTAVAATTVLGTRVSTLGRQTAAEALLALSAALWPVLLLVVVRHWRRRMSGSVFLACVATQGIAVLGATLAAAEDVAWPAHAALVLFWLGLLLYAVALYHFDLRQVAVGAGDQWVAGGALAISALAGAKLLTAAGDGGPYLWNDDDNDVLRTATVALLVLDLAWYCVLAMAEIVWRRPRYDTLRWSTVFPMGMTAAATLSVATAADVPWLRGPGQVLLWITVAVWLVVLGGAVRAVGAPRT